Proteins encoded together in one Lathyrus oleraceus cultivar Zhongwan6 chromosome 5, CAAS_Psat_ZW6_1.0, whole genome shotgun sequence window:
- the LOC127082954 gene encoding uncharacterized protein LOC127082954 — protein sequence MDSFFILILITFSIMSLKFHGSDSQSIKSSHVLDLLIRDHTFSSLDKNFKTGIPQSVKLPPNLSGIKVDTVRFRCGSLTRYGAKLKEFHLGIGVTIHPCIERVMLIRQSIEYNNWSSIYYANYKDLSKYQLVSPIVGILAYNADEDSNSSSNPFQLGIEAGENLITIDFNNATSFNNKEEKGIKVNPLCASFEGNGRMTLAKTKPLATLVCVAKMHGHFGLVVESLQQEDDDFTKPIRLSRWKVAVGSTIGAALGAFLLGLLLVAMLVRVKKRSRMVQMERRAYEEEALQVSMVGHVRAPMAPGTRTTPTLEQHDYITQRAR from the coding sequence ATGGACTCATTTTTCATTCTTATTTTGATTACATTTTCCATCATGTCATTGAAGTTTCATGGATCTGATTCTCAAAGTATCAAATCATCTCATGTTCTTGATCTCCTCATAAGAGATCACACATTCAGTTCATTAGACAAAAACTTCAAGACAGGAATACCACAATCAGTGAAACTACCTCCAAATTTATCAGGCATCAAAGTAGATACTGTGAGGTTTAGATGTGGAAGTTTAACAAGGTATGGGGCAAAACTAAAGGAGTTTCATCTTGGTATTGGTGTTACTATTCATCCATGTATTGAAAGAGTAATGTTGATTAGACAAAGCATAGAGTATAATAATTGGTCTTCTATATATTATGCTAACTATAAGGATCTATCTAAGTATCAACTTGTTTCTCCAATTGTTGGAATTTTAGCTTACAATGCTGATGAAGATTCGAATTCTAGTAGTAACCCTTTTCAACTTGGAATTGAAGCTGGTGAAAATCTCATCACAATTGATTTCAACAATGCTACAAGTTTCAACAACAAAGAAGAAAAGGGTATCAAAGTGAATCCCTTATGTGCAAGTTTTGAAGGAAACGGAAGAATGACACTTGCGAAAACAAAACCTTTGGCAACACTTGTTTGTGTTGCTAAAATGCATGGACATTTTGGTTTGGTTGTTGAGTCTTTACAGCAAGAAGATGATGATTTCACAAAGCCTATAAGACTAAGTCGATGGAAAGTTGCGGTAGGGAGCACTATTGGTGCTGCTTTAGGCGCTTTTCTTTTAGGTTTGCTTCTTGTAGCAATGCTTGTTAGGGTTAAGAAAAGGTCAAGAAtggttcaaatggagagaaggGCTTATGAAGAAGAAGCTCTTCAGGTTTCAATGGTTGGACATGTGAGAGCTCCGATGGCACCCGGAACTAGAACAACACCAACGCTTGAGCAACATGACTATATAACTCAGCGCGCTCGTTGA